The nucleotide window GATCAACGTGGTTTTGGCCCCGGGTCCACCCTAAACATCCTCCGTACGCAGTGGCCCATTGGGGATTTGCGAGCAGGCGAACTAGATCAGCGCTATACCTGAATCAGTGGCTTTTTGATAAAAACACGGAGCGGAAAATACCGTTTTCCACGACCGAAACTCCGGATTAACCGGATATCAGCTGCGCGAAAGCGGGCCGTATAACCCATCAGCGGAGGAAGCTTTTCGCAGCCAGCAACAGGGCCAGCAATACATTTTTTAATCCAATGCCCGGCTGGTGCAGGCGTACCCTTGCGCACTTCTCCCGCCTGGGTAGTGGCAGTTCTTTCAACGGGAAGCATGAGTTCCATGGCGTTTTCGCTTGTATTCTTCAGCTTGTTTTTCGGGCTTTGCGCCCTGGTGCTGGTATTGGTGCTACTGCCCCGGCCGGCGCTGCCCCGGCTCACGCACCTGCCGCGCGTGAGCATTTTGGTGGCGGCCCGCAACGAGGCATCTACCATTGAGCGTTGCCTCCGTAGCCTCGCCGCAATGAATTATCCGGTAGAACTGCTCGAAATTCTTATCGGCGACGATGCCTCGACCGACGACACAATGGCGGTGGTGCAGCGCTTTATTGCTGATAAGCCCCAGTTCCGGCTCTTGCCCATCCGGCACCGGCTGGGCACGGCCCAGGGCAAAAGCAACGTGCTGGCTCAGCTCTGCCGGGCTGCCACCACCGACTTTTTCTCATTACCGACGCCGACATGGCCCTCGACCCCGGCTGGGTGCGGACCATGCTGGCGGCCGCTACCCCGGAAGTGGGGGTTGTAACCGGCATCACCACGGCCGATGGCTCGCTGTTTGGCCGCTTGCAGGGGCTCGATTGGCTGTTCGGGCTCAACCTGATTCGCCTGCTCACTGACCGGGGCGTGCCCGTAACGGCAGTGGGCAACAACATGCTGGTGCGTCGGGCTGCCTACGAGGCCATTGGCGGCTACGAAACCTTGGTCTTCAGCATCAGCGAAGACTTACAGTTATTTCAGCTGGTGGTAAGCCAGGGCTGGCAGTTTCGCAACCTGGTTGCGCCGCAGGTGCTGGGCATTTCGGCCCCGCAGCCCACGGTGCGGCATCTGCTGCGCCAACGCAAGCGCTGGATGAAAGGCGCCGCACGCCTGCCCTGGCAGCTGAGTGTGCTGTTCGGGGCCTACGCCTTGTTCTACACGGTGCTCGGCTGGCCCGGACTTTTACCGCTAGGTGCCATTGGGGCCCTGTATACCGGCAAAGTGCTGTGTCAAACCCTGTTTCTGGTTGTTACGCTGCGGCAGGCCGGCCGGCGCGAAACACTGGGCGTTTTGCTGCTGTACGAATTCTACCTGGTAGCCATGTCGCTGGCCGTGCTGGCTTACACGGCGTGGCCGCGTCCCATTGAGTGGAAGGCGCGCCGCTACGACTGGGCCAGGGCCTGATGTAGAAAGGCCCGATGGAGAGTCCAGCACTCCGGTACCAAGAGTGGTTCTCAAGAGCTCTGACCAGGTGCCTGAGGTGCTGGACTTCGCTGGCTGCGCTTCTGCCTCCTGGTAGAGGAAAGCGGCTTTAGGCTACCCTACGGCCCCGAACATGCGCCCCCCGGGCCGGGTAGGTTAAGACGTGCTCAGCTCGTCCAGGGCAACTTTCAGGCTGGTTCGCAGAAATGACCAAGTGACCAGCTCTTGCCCTGCAGTCAGCTGTTGCCGAATATTCTTCTCCTGTTGCTGCAGCATGCTTACCTGCTGCAATACCCGCATCCGTTGCTGATCAGATGGGTGTCGCTGGGCAAGCTGTTCCGCGTGCCGGATGTAGTGGCCACGAGCGCCAGCAGTTCCTGCTCATCGGCCTGGGAGAGCAAATCCATGGGTAGCCCCTGCAAACGCCTTAGAGCCTGTTGGGCGTACGAAGTAATGTGAAGCGGAACGGACATAGCAGGCGTTGGCCGTGAAAATGGACGAAAGGCAAACGCAATAGGTGGTTGGCAGCTTGGAGCACAACCGAAGCCATGCGGGGCAAAAATAACAAAAACTGGTATAGGATTTTCCCCATAGGTAAATGCGTTATTCCCGCGCGGCAATTTCCGTAGTTTTCTCCTTGTCGGGCAACTACCCAGCGGCGAATTTTGCTGGCTAGCCTCTCAATAAAGCCAGTTCGGTATGACCTACCTACCCAAATATGGCCCGCAGGCGCAGACTCCGCAGCAGCGGGCCCGTATTCTGGTCCAGATGAAGGCCGCCAACCCGGTTCTCTACAAAGACCTCCCGCCAGCATTGGAGCAGTTACATGCCCGCTACATAGCGGGCGAGCTGAGCTGGACCGACGTCTGCTACCTGCGTGAGCAAGAACAAGCCCGATAAGGCGGCCGTCAATGGCCTCCGTATTTTTCCGGAGGGGCTGTGCGCTTTCCGTTATATTCCCTCAAAAAGCACGTATTTTAGCCCTTCAAGGCCCTTTTTCGTTCCCTGCGGAGCGGCACAGTTCGTTTAAGAAAGAAACCAGATCGGCATCCGCCGGCTCACTTCTTTTCTCTGTTCTGTCATGCAGCCTTCTCCCACCTCCGCTACTTCCCAGCCGACTGCTGCTGGTACCTTTCCCAGGGTTTCTGCCCTGAGCACCTATCCTTCGCCGGTGCTTAACACCCAGGAAGATGATCTGTTGCTACCCAGCGAACAGGATCAGGACTATCTTCCGCTTCTTTACACTCCACCAGTGCCCCAGCAGCCACTTCAGGGGCTTAACTTCGGTCGCCCACGCTGGTAGCCTACGCCGCCAGCGCACGGGAAGCCCCTTCGTAAATGAAGGGGCTTTTTTGTTTCGGCGACCTTGTTGCGAAGCCAGAATGCTAAGCCCGCCCTGGGTAGAGTCCGAGAGTCCGTTCACCCAGGTAGAGGCGCACCTGCATGGCAGTGCCGATGCCTTCTGCTTTGGCCGGCGCCTGAAGTCACAGCGCCTGGGGTGAAGTCAAATAAATGATATTCAGATATATGCAATCTGAATTGGGCGTTGCCGGTGCAAGGCAGAATGCTCTGTCAAGCGCAATGCTCAACAGAACATTCTGCCTTGTTGGGGCAATTTACCGGGCAGCCGGATACCAGTTGCGCAGCCGCACGTCGATTTTCTTGTTGGCCGCATTCACCGTTTTCCTGAAGCTGTCCACGTCGCTCAGGCCGTTCTGGCCACGGTAATGGTAAGGATAAATGATGCCCGGCTTGAAAGCTAATACTCCCTGCGCGGCCTGCGCCACATCCATGGTATAGGGCAGGTTCATGCACACAAACGCCACGTCAATGTTTTTCAGGGCACGCATTTCGGCAATGTCTTCGGTGTCGCCGGACAAATACACATTTTTACCGCCAAGGCTCAGCACGTAGCCGTTGCCCCGGCCCTTGGGGTGCATTGCGTCAGCCGCTTCGGGCAGGTTGTACATGGGAATGGCCGAGATACTCAGGCCCAGCGTATCGAGCCGCTGGCCGTTGGCCAGAACGCGTACCTGCGCTTTGTACTCCGCCGGCAGCTGCGCGGCTACCGCCTGGGGCACTACCATCAGGGTCTTGCCCGTGGAGAGGCCCGCCAGCGTTTTAGGGTCCAGGTGGTCACCGTGGATGTCGGTAATGAGGATAACATCGGGCGCGGCCAGCCCGGCATAGGCCTCCGCTCCACCGTAGGGGTCTACGTAAATGCTCTTACCATTCCACATGAAAACTACGCTGCCGTGCGTGATAGGCTGCACCGTGAGCGGTCCTTTTTTAGTGGTAATCTGGTCGGCCGCTACGCGCGGCGTGGCAGCGGCGGCGGTGGTTTGGGCCTGCGCCTGAACCGCAAAAGCAGCCAGCGCGGCCGTGAGCATAAGGGGAAATTTCATCGGTTTTGGCAAAGAAGATAAATGTGAAGGTCTGGGTTTGCAAGGAGCATGACACCGAAGGGAGTAGCCCACGAAGACCGTGACCATAACCTTGCCGCCCACCACAAGTTTAAACCGGCAGAAAGCCATGATAGCTGCCTGTGTGGCCGGTCCCGCTCGCCCGGTGAAACAGCCGGCTCATCCCCCGGATAATTACTTGCTTCTCACAGTCGGGACCATGTAACCCGGCTGCTGAGGCTGCCGGTCCCTGCGTGGCCGCGTCGAAGAAGGCCAGCTACCCGCTGATGCTCATACACAATAAGGCCCCAGCTTACCAGCCGAGGCCTTATTTCGTTTTGGTTTGTCAGACTCCCATTTTCCTGGAGAGGCTACTTTCGTTTCACGGGGGCCCTGGGTTTGGCGGCGGGGGTGCTGCCTTCGGGCACTACCTGGCCGTTGCGGTAGGTTTTCTTCTCCTGAATGGTTTTGCCGTCGGCGGCGAAATACGTCCAGGTGCCGGTTTCACGGTCGTTGCGGAAAGTGCCGGCAACTTCGGGAGTTCCATCTTCGCGCAGCTGGCGGTAGGCCCCGGTGCGCAAGCCTTTTACATAGGTGGTTTCGGCTTTCAGCTTGCCCGAGGGGTAGTACTCGGGGCTCAGGCCGGTGACTTTGCCGTTCTCGAATAGCTTTTTGCGCTGGACCGTGCCGGACGGAAAATAAGTGAGTTGCTCACCGGCGAGGCGCCCGTTGAGGTAGGTTTCCTGCAGCTGCACTTGTTTGGTGTCAGGAAAATATGTGCGCCAGAGGCCGTTTGGCTGGCCGTTTTTGTAGAGCTGCTCGGCCTGTACGGCGCCGGCGGGCGTGTAGATGGTTATTTTTCGGTCGCGGGCCTGGTTGCTGTATTCAGTTTTGCGCTCCAGCTTCCCGGTTTCATAAAAATCCTCCTGCGTACCCTGCAGCACGCCTTGGCGGTACTGCTGGGTGCTTTTGATGCCGCCGCTTTCGTAGTAGGTTTTCACCGGGCCGTCGAGGTTGCTGGTGCCGCCCACCAGCTTTTTGGCCTGAGCGGTGAGGTCGTCACCCAACGGATTCTTGATGGCCCGGCCCACGAGCGTGGCCGGCGCGTAGTTGCCTTCGGTGCGCAGCTTGCCCGAGCGGTAGTAGCTGCGGTAGGTGCCGTGGCCGGTACGGTCGGCGGCCACATCAGTTTCTAGCTGGCCGTTGTTGTAGTAGGTTTTGTAGGGGCCGGCCAGCAGGCCTTTGTTCAGGGTAGCCTCACTTTGCAGCTGTCCGTTTTCGTAGTAGGTCTTCATTGGGCCGTTGGCCTGCCCGTTCTGGTAGGTTATTTCTGCCTTGATCTTGCCCGAAGCGTACAGCTCGCGCACGGCCCCGGCCGGTTGCCCGTTGGTGAGGGTGGTTTCCAGCTTCACTTCGCCGTTGGGGTGATAGTAGCGCAGCGTACCGGTGGGCTGGTCGTTGTCGTAACTGCCTTCCTGAGCGGGTTTGCCGTTGGCGTAGTACGTTTTGAACGCGCCCTGCCGTACGCCCTGGCGGTAGGTTACCTCCAGCCGCCGGCCGCCATCAGGGTGAAACTCCACGTAGGCCGAGTCGCGCTTGCCGGCCGCGTAGCGCGTCTGGGCTTCCAGCTTGCCGGAGCGGTAAAACCGCTTGTACGGGCCTTCCATCACCGTGTCGCGCCCTACCAGCGCCGAGTAGATTTCGCGCTTGCGGGTGCTGGTAGAGTCGAAATACGAGGTAAGACGGCGTAGCTGCTGGGCCTGGGCAAGGGTGGCCGAGAGCAGGAGCAACAAGACAAAAAGATGCTTCATAGCGGGAAGAACGCAAGAAAGTAGAAAGTATTTCGGGCCGAAACTCAATACAAGGGCGGCCTCAGGAAATTTCGGGCTCAAGTCAGTAAGAAGCCCGAAACCTACGGGCACGCAAAAGCCCTGCCGCAACGTGCGGCAGGGCTTCAACAAAGCGAATCGTCCGCAAAATCTGCGGAATCCGAAAAAAACCGCGCGAAACGCAGTTCAGCGAAGCTAATTCGTGGTCGAACCGTCCACAAAATCCGTGGAATCCGAAAAATCCGCGCGAATCCGTGGTTCTGTCGTTAGAGCTTCTCTACTACAATGCTGCTGGCTCCGCCGCCGCCGTTGCAGATACCCGTCACGCCGATTTTGCCGCCTTCGTTGCGCAGCACGTTCACCAGCGTCGTCACAATGCGGGCGCCGGAAGCACCCAGCGGGTGGCCCAGGCTCACGGCCCCGCCGTACACGTTCACCTTGGTGCCTTCCAGGTTCAGGAGCTTGTTGTTGGCCAAAGAAACCACTGAGAAGGCCTCGTTGATTTCGTAGAAATCCACTTCTGAAGCTTCTACGCCGGCATTTTTCAGGGCCTTCGGAATGGCCAGCGAAGGCGTGGTCGTAAACCACTCCGGTGCCTGTTCGGCATCGGCGAAGCCCCGGATCAGGGCCAGCGGCTGCACGCCCAGCTCCTCGGCCTTCTCGCGGCTCATCAGCAGCACGGCGGCAGCGCCGTCGTTGAGGGTAGAGGCGTTGGCCGCAGTTACGGTGCCTTCCTTGGTGAAAGCGGGCTTGAGGCCGGCAAACTTGGCGAAGTCCACCTTGGTATATTCCTCGTCGTCGCTGATGACGGTTTCCTTGCCGCGCACGGTGATGGTCACGGGCACAATTTCATCCGCTTTCTTGCCCGCTTTGGCCGCCTCGGCGCTGCGCTCATAGCTCTGGCGGGCAAAGGCATCCTGCTCTTCGCGGCTGATGCCGTAGTGCGCGGCCGTAGCGTCGGCGGCGTTGCCCATAGCGTAGTCGTGGTACGGGTCCCAAAGGCCGTCCCGCACTAGGCCGTCAATCATCTGGCCGTGGCCGTATTTGGCGCCAAAACGGGCTTTATCGAGGTAATAAGGCACGTTCGACATGCTTTCCATGCCGCCGGCCAGCACCACGTCGGCTTGGCCCAGCATGATGGCCTGGGCGCCCATCATAATGGCCTTGGTGCCCGAGGCGCACACTTTGTTGACGGTGGTGCACTCCACGGTATCGGGCAGGCCGGCTTTCTTGGCCGCCTGGCGGGCCGGAGCCTGACCCAGGTTGGCCGAAATGACGTTGCCCATAATCACCTGCTGCACCTGCTGGCCATCGACGCCGGCTTTTTCCAGGGCACCTTTCAGCGCAACTGCGCCCAGCTCCGTAGCTGACAGCGACGCCAGGCTACCGCCGAACGAGCCGATGGGCGTGCGCACGGCCGCTACGATTACCACTTCTTTGATTTGCATAAAACGATTGGGTGGGATGGGGAAAGAACAAAAAGCCCACGAGGCTTTCCGGGGTTAAAAGTACGCACCTGCGCCGTACCATCAACGCCGGTTTGCTTACAACCCATCCGCAGGCCAAATGATTACCAGGCCGGTTTCGAGGAGGGAGCGGGCTTGGGACCCTGGCGGGGCAGCTGCTGAATATACTGCTGCTCCGAGGCCCGCAACGCATTCAGCAGCTGCTGAGCCTGAGCTGCTGTGAGCTGCATCTGCTGGAGACGGGCGCGCTGGGTTTGCAGCTGGGTGGCGTCGGCGGCCGCGTTTTCGGCCCCGGGCTGGCGGCTGGCGGCATTCGGGGCGCTGGTCGGCTGGTCGGCGGTAGGGTCGCCGAGGCCGCGTACGTTGCCCGGCTGCCGGCCCTGTGCCACCGGCTGCTCTGTACCCTGGCCGGGGTTGAAGTTATTTTGATTCGCGTTGCCTGCGCCGCCGGTTTGGTTGGGCGTGCTGCGGCCCTGGGCGTTGGGTTGGCTTTGGGGCGGTTGCCGGGCGTCGTTCCGCGCTGGGTTGTTTAGCTGCCCGCTCTGCTCGTCGCCGGCCTGGGGTTTGGGCTGCTGCTCGTCGGAGTTGCTGACCTGGTCGGGGGCGTTGGGCTGGCCGGGGGAGGCGTTTCGGGGTCGGGCCGGCGGGCCAGATAGCGCATTACGGCTTCGTAGTTGTAGCGGGCCGTGGCGTTACGGGGGTTGGTGAGCAGCGCCTGCCGTAGCAGACGGGCCGCCTGGGCGTAGTCGCCGCGCCGCGCCTGAAGCACCCCCAGCTGCTGCTGGGCCACGCTGCGCAGTGGGCCGCTACTGCTGTTGAGGAGGCGGCTGTAGTAGGCGCGGGCCAGCACGGGCTGATTGGCCTGCCAGGCGGCGTGGGCCAGGTTCAGCTCAAGCGCTTCATCGGGCCGACGAACAGCTGCCAGGGCGCGCTGGTAGTGCTGCACGGCGGCGGCGTAGCGGTGGGCGCGATAGGCCCGGGTGCCCGCCTGCACCGCCTCATTGCGGACGCGGATGCCCGTGAGGCCGCCCCAGGTGGAAATCACCAATAATATGACGAGTACGCTTCTCATGGCCGGATCACGCGCACAGTTACCAGTACATCCAGCAGCAATAGCGCCAGCCCCAGCAGCAGGGGGTAGCGGTAGCGGTTGTCGGCCACGGCCACGGTGCGCACCTGCTCGGCCTGGCCTTCCACTCGGTTGAGGGCGTTTACCAGCTGCGCAAACTCGTTGCGCTGGGCCGTAAGCTCGAAATAGCGGCCATTGGTTTGCTCGGCCAGGCGGCGCAGGGTGGCGGGCTCCAGGCGCGTCACCGCGTCACGGCCTTTGGCGTCGCGCACGTAGCCGCCCTGGGGGCGCGGAATCCGGCTGCCTTCGGCCGTACCTACGCCCACCGTGAACAGCCGTACCCCGGCCCGCGACACCTCGCGCAGCACGGGCTCCAGGTTTTCCCCGAAGTCTTCGCCGTCACTGACCAGCACCACGGCCAGGGCCCGGGGCGGCATGCCGGCTGGGGCTGGCGTAGCGGCCAGGCGACGCAGAGCCAGCTCCAGCGGGGGCGCAAGGTTGGTAGGCCCGGCCGGCAGGAGGGAAGTCTGCAGGGAATTCAGAAACAGCTCCAGGGCGCCTTGGTCGTAGGTAAGCGGGCACTGCACGTAAGCTTCGGCCCCAAACACAATCAGCCCGATGCGGTCGGCCTGAAACCGGCTGACGAGCCGCGTCAGCTCGGCGCGGGCTTTCTGCAGGCGGGTAGGGGCAACGTCGGGGGCATCCATGGAGCGCGACAAATCCACCAGCAGCCACACGTCCTTGCCGGTGGTGCGCACGGCCTGCTGCGTTACGCCCACGGCCGGGCCCAGCAGGGAAATCAGCAGGAGGGTAAAATAAAACAGGCGCAGCGGCAGCTTCCAGGCCAGGCGCCAGCCCCGCTGTCCGAAAGGCCGGGCCAGCCGCCGGGTGCGGAAAATGTAGCCCAGGTAAAGCACCACGAAGAGGCTGACAGCCACCGCTTCTGCCCACCCAAAATGGGTTGCCCAGCTGATTTTCATGCGTGCCCCTGCTGTGTCATGCTGGCAAATATAACAGTCAGGGCGGGCCGGCGCCGGCAAAGATTTTTTCGCGGAAGTGTTGATTTCTGCCTGCTGGTTGTATATTTGCGCACTCTTCGGCCGGAAGAGTACCTTATCTGGAGAGATGGGTGAGTGGCTGAAACCAGTAGTTTGCTAAACTGCCGTAGCTCTAAAGGCTACCGGGGGTTCGAATCCCCCTCTCTCCGCATGTAGTGAATTATGAATGTTGAATTATGAATTCTGAAATGGATTTTTGCCGTTCAGAATTCATAATTCAACATTCATAATTAGTTTTCGGGGTGTAGCGTAGCCCGGTATCGCGCCTGCTTTGGGAGCAGGAGGCCGCAGGTTCGAATCCTGCCACCCCGACGTTCAGAGCTTAAGCCGTTTGCCCTCCAGGTGGGTGGGCGGCTTTTGTTTTTTCGTTTTGACCCCGTAGCTCAGCTGGATAGAGCAGCTGCCTTCTAAGCAGCCGGTCATGTGTTCGAATCACATCGGGGCCACGTTCGTTATCAGTCACTTAGCTTAATTGCTGAGTGGCTTTTTTGTTGGTGGGTTATACAGCGGGGCACACCTGGCTTTTGCCTAAGGGTAAGCAGGATGGATGTCCTGGAGTTGACGGCGGCCGGCTATTTAACCTCTAAGCTTCATTTGCCCTTTTTCAGTGTGGAATCGGCTGTCATTATTGTCCAACTCACACACGCGAAAGCCGGAGCCTCTTCCATTGCTACACGGATTGGTCAAAACTTCGGGAGGACATATCCACACAAGGCGCCCAAATCGAGCTGCATAAGTTTCTAGTAATGGGTATTTAGTCAATATCGATGCTGTATTGATATACTTTATACGTTCAGCAATCAATGTGTGTAACCCGGTTTGATAAGGAGTATGTTCGAAATCAGATAATATAAAGCTTTTATGAAGTTGGATAAGAGCCTTGGATAGGTTAAAGATAAACTTGGTCTTGGATTAAGCTAATAGGGTAATACAGCATCATCTAAACCCCTGCCCTGTTCCCGCGTACCTTGGCGCTTGAAGTTAGCGCTACGCTTATGACGCAGGAACAACTACGCTTACAGGATACCACCGAACACCTGATTCCCTGGAAGAAATTCGGGCCCTACCTCACGGAGCGTCAGTGGGGCACCGTGCGCGAAGACTACAGCCCCGACGGCAATGCCTGGACCTACGTGCCCCACGACTTGGCCCGCAGCAAAGCCTACCGCTGGGGTGAGGAAGGCCTGGGCGGCATTTCCGACGACCAGCAGCTGCTGTGCTTCTCGGTGGCGCTCTGGAACGGGGTAGATGGCCAGTTGAAGGAGCGCCTGTTTGGCCTCACCAACGGGGAGGGCAACCATGGCGAGGACGTGAAGGAGCTGTACTACTACCTCGACAGCACGCCCACGCATTCCTACATGAAGATGCTCTACAAGTATCCGCAGCGGAAATTCCCGTACCGGAAGCTGGTGGAGGCCAACGCCCGCCGTACCCGCCAGGAGCCGGAGTATGAGCTGCTGGATACCGGCGTGTTCGACAAGAGCCGCTACTTCGACGTGTTCGTGGATTACGCCAAAGCCGGTCCCG belongs to Hymenobacter sp. J193 and includes:
- a CDS encoding glycosyltransferase family 2 protein; translated protein: MAFSLVFFSLFFGLCALVLVLVLLPRPALPRLTHLPRVSILVAARNEASTIERCLRSLAAMNYPVELLEILIGDDASTDDTMAVVQRFIADKPQFRLLPIRHRLGTAQGKSNVLAQLCRAATTDFFSLPTPTWPSTPAGCGPCWRPLPRKWGL
- a CDS encoding glycosyltransferase, which encodes MALDPGWVRTMLAAATPEVGVVTGITTADGSLFGRLQGLDWLFGLNLIRLLTDRGVPVTAVGNNMLVRRAAYEAIGGYETLVFSISEDLQLFQLVVSQGWQFRNLVAPQVLGISAPQPTVRHLLRQRKRWMKGAARLPWQLSVLFGAYALFYTVLGWPGLLPLGAIGALYTGKVLCQTLFLVVTLRQAGRRETLGVLLLYEFYLVAMSLAVLAYTAWPRPIEWKARRYDWARA
- a CDS encoding MBL fold metallo-hydrolase, producing MKFPLMLTAALAAFAVQAQAQTTAAAATPRVAADQITTKKGPLTVQPITHGSVVFMWNGKSIYVDPYGGAEAYAGLAAPDVILITDIHGDHLDPKTLAGLSTGKTLMVVPQAVAAQLPAEYKAQVRVLANGQRLDTLGLSISAIPMYNLPEAADAMHPKGRGNGYVLSLGGKNVYLSGDTEDIAEMRALKNIDVAFVCMNLPYTMDVAQAAQGVLAFKPGIIYPYHYRGQNGLSDVDSFRKTVNAANKKIDVRLRNWYPAAR
- a CDS encoding toxin-antitoxin system YwqK family antitoxin, whose protein sequence is MKHLFVLLLLLSATLAQAQQLRRLTSYFDSTSTRKREIYSALVGRDTVMEGPYKRFYRSGKLEAQTRYAAGKRDSAYVEFHPDGGRRLEVTYRQGVRQGAFKTYYANGKPAQEGSYDNDQPTGTLRYYHPNGEVKLETTLTNGQPAGAVRELYASGKIKAEITYQNGQANGPMKTYYENGQLQSEATLNKGLLAGPYKTYYNNGQLETDVAADRTGHGTYRSYYRSGKLRTEGNYAPATLVGRAIKNPLGDDLTAQAKKLVGGTSNLDGPVKTYYESGGIKSTQQYRQGVLQGTQEDFYETGKLERKTEYSNQARDRKITIYTPAGAVQAEQLYKNGQPNGLWRTYFPDTKQVQLQETYLNGRLAGEQLTYFPSGTVQRKKLFENGKVTGLSPEYYPSGKLKAETTYVKGLRTGAYRQLREDGTPEVAGTFRNDRETGTWTYFAADGKTIQEKKTYRNGQVVPEGSTPAAKPRAPVKRK
- a CDS encoding acetyl-CoA C-acyltransferase, producing MQIKEVVIVAAVRTPIGSFGGSLASLSATELGAVALKGALEKAGVDGQQVQQVIMGNVISANLGQAPARQAAKKAGLPDTVECTTVNKVCASGTKAIMMGAQAIMLGQADVVLAGGMESMSNVPYYLDKARFGAKYGHGQMIDGLVRDGLWDPYHDYAMGNAADATAAHYGISREEQDAFARQSYERSAEAAKAGKKADEIVPVTITVRGKETVISDDEEYTKVDFAKFAGLKPAFTKEGTVTAANASTLNDGAAAVLLMSREKAEELGVQPLALIRGFADAEQAPEWFTTTPSLAIPKALKNAGVEASEVDFYEINEAFSVVSLANNKLLNLEGTKVNVYGGAVSLGHPLGASGARIVTTLVNVLRNEGGKIGVTGICNGGGGASSIVVEKL
- a CDS encoding tetratricopeptide repeat protein, whose protein sequence is MRSVLVILLVISTWGGLTGIRVRNEAVQAGTRAYRAHRYAAAVQHYQRALAAVRRPDEALELNLAHAAWQANQPVLARAYYSRLLNSSSGPLRSVAQQQLGVLQARRGDYAQAARLLRQALLTNPRNATARYNYEAVMRYLARRPDPETPPPASPTPPTRSATPTSSSPNPRPATSRAGS
- a CDS encoding VWA domain-containing protein, whose product is MKISWATHFGWAEAVAVSLFVVLYLGYIFRTRRLARPFGQRGWRLAWKLPLRLFYFTLLLISLLGPAVGVTQQAVRTTGKDVWLLVDLSRSMDAPDVAPTRLQKARAELTRLVSRFQADRIGLIVFGAEAYVQCPLTYDQGALELFLNSLQTSLLPAGPTNLAPPLELALRRLAATPAPAGMPPRALAVVLVSDGEDFGENLEPVLREVSRAGVRLFTVGVGTAEGSRIPRPQGGYVRDAKGRDAVTRLEPATLRRLAEQTNGRYFELTAQRNEFAQLVNALNRVEGQAEQVRTVAVADNRYRYPLLLGLALLLLDVLVTVRVIRP